AGGCGCTGATCGAGTGGGCAAAGCGGTTTGTCGAGCAGGAAGGCATTTCTCGCGAGTTGTTCGAGTTTCAAATGCTTTACGGCATACGCACAAGCCTCGCGCACTCCCTTGTCGCAGAAGGGTACAGAATGCGTATCTACGTTCCCTTTGGAACGGACTGGTACGGTTATTTCATGCGTCGGCTCGCAGAGCGACCTGCAAACGTCGGATTTGTGCTGCGCGGCTTGATTCGCTCGTAGTGATTTATCACGTTTCACATCATAAATCAAGCGAAACGGTAATTTGTGCTATACTTTTCCTGAACGTAAAGGAAAGCCCTGCCATGTTCAGGGGGCGTGCGAATGTGCGATAGGGACAAGCTTGCCTATCGGATACCCCACTTCTTCTGTGGAGCCAAGCGGAAAGCCGTAGACAAACACGCCGTTGAATCGTTTTGGAACAAAGAGCACCGTTTCGTTTTCAATGCCGTATAGGATGCCGAGCTCAATGTCATTCGGATCGATTGCATAGGAACGTGTGAGAAAGTAGCGCGATTCTAAAACGCCGTATTCGCTGAGATTGCCTTCTTGATAGGCGAGTTCTCCGGCACGTTTCAACCGCTCCATTTCTTCGAGAAGTTCAGCGTGGCTCATCTCGCGAAGTGGTTTCGCCATGGTCAATCTCCTCTTACTGTGTTTTGACTATCGTACCACAATGTTAGGTGAAGGAAGGGTGGAATCATGCTTAAACAGAAACCTACGCTCTCGGATTGCCAAGCATTCCACAGATGGCTCGATTGCGAAAAGGGATTTTCGGATGATTTGCCAACCAATGTGATGCTGCTTGTCGAAGAAGTCGGAGAAGTTGCCAAAGAAGTGCGCAGACTCTTGCATGCGTCGGATGAAGGGGTCCGTCAAGGGGCGCGCGATCACTTGCGTGAAGAACTGGCGGATTGTCTGGCATTTATCGCAAAGCTTGCAAATTATACGGACATTGACCTAGAGCAGGCGTATGTTGAAAAAATGACGAAAAATATCGGACGCAATTGGCTTGAATAGGAGTGATCTTTTATGAAACGTGTTCGCAAAGCGGTGATTCCTGCCGCTGGGCTTGGAACGCGCTTTTTGCCTGCCACCAAGGCGCAACCCAAAGAAATGCTGCCGCTGGTGGATAAACCGGCGATTCAATACATTGTTGAAGAGGCCGTATCAGCCGGAATTGAGGATATTCTCATCGTTACAGGCAAATCAAAGCGTGCGATCGAGGATCATTTTGACCGCTCGCTGGAACTGGAAGCGCACTTGGCTGAGCATGAAAAACGCACCGTGTTGGAGGAAGTCAAACGGATCTCTGACCTTGCGAACATTCACTATATCCGTCAGCCTGAGCCAAGAGGGCTTGGGCACGCTGTCTCGATGGCGCGCTCGTTCGTTGGTGAAGAACCGTTTGCGATCTTGCTTGGCGATGACATTATCCATTCGACGACGCCAGGACTTGCCCAGTTGCTCTCTGTGTTCGAGCGAACGGGTACTTCTGTGGTTGGTGTGCAAGAGGTGCCGCGCGAACGCGTGTCAAGCTATGGAATCATTGCCGGCCAGTCTTCTGACGGTGTGCAGTACACGCTGTCGGATGTGGTTGAAAAGCCGTCGCCCGATGAATCTCCATCAAACCTTGCCATCGTAGGACGATATGTTGTCAATGCGAGCATTTTTTCAATTTTGCAGACGCTTCCGCCTGGTAAACAGGGCGAGATACAACTTACGGATGCATTAAAGCAGCAATTGTTGCGTGAAGGCATGCACGCCTGTGTGATTGATGGAATGCGCTTTGACATTGGCGACAAACTGGGATTTTTGCAAGCGACCATTGGACTTGCCTTGACGCGCGTCGATATGCGTGAAGAGCTGATTCGCTACATGTCAAGTGTCATTGAACAGGAGCGCATGCGTTCACACTGACCTGTGCGTGGCATAACCCGTTGTCTTTGACGTTTGTGGGGCCGTATGGAATGGCTGCGCTTTCGTGTGTGTGGGGATCTTGTACGTCTCTTGCACCGCGAAGGTGGCTGCGATCTGAACACGCGGTGGTGTGCTGGGTTTTACGCATGCTTGGCCCGGGGATTTCCCCGGGCTTTTTGTATGTACGCCCGGCATGGGCGGAATCTTTAGGGTGCAAGTCCCGAACGGGGGTTGGCGACAGACCTACCGTTAGCCA
The genomic region above belongs to Ferroacidibacillus organovorans and contains:
- a CDS encoding MazG nucleotide pyrophosphohydrolase domain-containing protein — protein: MLKQKPTLSDCQAFHRWLDCEKGFSDDLPTNVMLLVEEVGEVAKEVRRLLHASDEGVRQGARDHLREELADCLAFIAKLANYTDIDLEQAYVEKMTKNIGRNWLE
- a CDS encoding DUF1811 family protein; protein product: MAKPLREMSHAELLEEMERLKRAGELAYQEGNLSEYGVLESRYFLTRSYAIDPNDIELGILYGIENETVLFVPKRFNGVFVYGFPLGSTEEVGYPIGKLVPIAHSHAP
- the galU gene encoding UTP--glucose-1-phosphate uridylyltransferase GalU, whose protein sequence is MKRVRKAVIPAAGLGTRFLPATKAQPKEMLPLVDKPAIQYIVEEAVSAGIEDILIVTGKSKRAIEDHFDRSLELEAHLAEHEKRTVLEEVKRISDLANIHYIRQPEPRGLGHAVSMARSFVGEEPFAILLGDDIIHSTTPGLAQLLSVFERTGTSVVGVQEVPRERVSSYGIIAGQSSDGVQYTLSDVVEKPSPDESPSNLAIVGRYVVNASIFSILQTLPPGKQGEIQLTDALKQQLLREGMHACVIDGMRFDIGDKLGFLQATIGLALTRVDMREELIRYMSSVIEQERMRSH